Proteins from one Clupea harengus chromosome 17, Ch_v2.0.2, whole genome shotgun sequence genomic window:
- the LOC105889236 gene encoding patched domain-containing protein 3-like isoform X2 yields the protein MDRRQPKSRHCVEKPISIAFQMFGRFVGRHPWWFFLSPLFISAVLGSGFYFLEDREANDIEEQFTPVNGPAKLERLFVQENFPQNDSVFSNQRVFTDGVYASFIAVSKSPNILTEDALDEILNLDKKVRELNVSMGHEVLTYEGLCARKYNKCMPNKILDVVNYYGNKIERTELTFPSLRFGFTHIFLGYSVGGVTLNSSVIKRAKAVRLFYFLKDGNRSTTNLWLNEFLRVFPTSNLKFVRVTHSTSLSRQVEFEANTRDVIPLFSITYVIAIVFSILSCLRFDCVRNKVWVATFGVISAGLAVLSSFGMMLHIGVPFVMTVANSPFLILGIGVDDMFILLSCWQQTNVHDKVEDRLANTYKEAAISITITTLTDVLAFYIGLMTPFRSVQSFCLYTSAAILFCYIYSITFFGAFLVLNGQRENSNKHWLTCKEVPEEGTVGQSKWYNLCCVGGAYDPHTGTEEVQPMNHFFKTYYGPFLTKSGTKLLVILFYCIYLCVSLYGCFQIQEGIDLRNLAADDSYVVRYYNDEKEYFSEYGPNIMVIIRGEFPYWDEKKMSDLETCVEDFKNLTFIEKDIFTSWLKSYKYYGYHTNLNLNAEHVFKKNLSLFLRFYSDFKQDVNFTNNSIHASRFFVQTVNISTALDEMNMLNKLRDTARKCPVPLLVYHPAFIYHDQYAVIVVNTIQNVAVTAAVMLFISLMLIPNPLCSLWVTFSIASIILGVTGFMALWDVNLDAISMIILVVCIGFSVDFSAHISYAFVSSKKPSANEKAVEALFHLGYPILQGALSTILGVVVLSASKNYIFRTFFKIMFLVIFIGLFHGITFIPVFLTFFDMCRSPAKIRNQNEQEGQAMANCQAKSKQKNGREDEDKDKQIYVNHMFVPDSNNQVCQSQTCPAIWTVVLNNQHTANDQVCPASTIPMFTVDSETYEVHMHTPSNNALVTESCYQKQASHEHQNCVRVNNLSDGNVPVSPNCSDAVSHE from the exons ATGGACCGGAGACAACCCAAATCACGCC ACTGCGTGGAGAAACCGATCTCCATCGCCTTTCAGATGTTTGGACGTTTTGTGGGAAGACACCCTTGGTGGTTCTTTTTAtctcctttatttatttctgctgtgCTCGGGAGTGGATTTTATTTTCTGGAAGATCGTGAAGCTAATGACATTGAGGAGCAGTTTACACCTGTTAACGGCCCTGCCAAACTAGAGCGGTTGTTTGTCCAGGAGAACTTTCCACAGAACGACTCGGTGTTTTCCAACCAAAGGGTCTTCACGGATGGAGTATACGCATCGTTCATCGCGGTCTCGAAATCGCCCAACATCCTTACTGAAGATGCACTCGATGAAATATTGAATTTAGACAAAAAAGTTAGAGAGCTGAATGTTTCAATGGGTCATGAAGTGTTAACTTATGAGGGGCTATGTGCCAGAAAATATAACAAATGCATGCCAAATAAGATACTGGATGTTGTGAATTATTATGGCAACAAAATCGAGCGTACTGAGCTCACTTTTCCCTCTCTAAGATTTGGATTTACACATATTTTTCTAGGATATTCTGTCGGTGGAGTAACGCTCAATTCATCTGTGATCAAACGCGCAAAGGCTGTGcgacttttttatttcttaaagGATGGCAACCGTTCCACAACAAATTTGTGGCTCAATGAATTCCTCAGGGTGTTTCCCACAAGCAACCTAAAGTTTGTCAGG GTTACCCATTCAACCTCTCTGTCAAGACAGGTGGAGTTTGAAGCAAACACAAGGGATGTCATTCCTTTGTTTTCCATCACATATGTAATTGCCATTGTTTTTTCAATCCTGTCTTGCTTAAG aTTTGACTGTGTGAGGAATAAAGTGTGGGTTGCCACCTTTGGTGTGATCTCTGCTGGACTGGCTGTGCTCTCTTCCTTTGGGATGATGCTTCACATTGGAGTTCCTTTTGTCATGACAGTGGCCAACTCACCCTTTCTGATATTAG GGATTGGAGTCGATGACATGTTCATCCTCTTATCTTGCTGGCAGCAGACCAACGTCCATGACAAAGTGGAAGATCGTTTGGCGAACACCTATAAAGAGGCGGCTatctccatcaccatcaccactctGACCGACGTCCTGGCCTTCTACATTGGCCTGATGACTCCATTCCGCTCGGTCCAGTCCTTCTGCCTGTACACCAGCGCCGCCATCCTGTTCTGCTACATCTACAGCATCACGTTCTTCGGGGCATTCCTGGTGCTGAACGGCCAACGGGAGAACAGCAACAAGCACTGGCTGACCTGTAAGGAGGTGCCGGAGGAGGGCACCGTGGGTCAATCCAAATGGTACAACCTATGCTGTGTGGGAGGGGCGTATGACCCCCACACCGGCACAGAGGAGGTACAGCCCATGAACCACTTCTTCAAAACGTATTATGGGCCTTTTCTGACCAAGTCTGGGACTAAGCTTTtggttattctattctattgcaTTTacctgtgtgtcagtctgtatgGATGCTTTCAAATCCAGGAGGGGATAGACCTGCGCAACCTTGCAGCTGATGACTCTTATGTGGTACGATATTACAATGACGAAAAGGAATACTTTTCTGAGTATGGTCCAAATATTATGGTTATCATACGTGGGGAATTTCCCTACTGGGATGAGAAAAAGATGTCGGATCTTGAAACATGCGTAGAAGATTTCAAAAACCTGACGTTTATTGAGAAGGACATATTTACCTCATGGCTGaaatcatacaaatattatgGATATCACACCAACCTGAATTTGAATGCTGAGCACGTTTTCAAGAAAAACCTTAGCTTGTTTTTGAGATTCTACTCGGATTTCAAGCAGGATGTTAATTTCACAAACAATTCTATCCATGCCTCTCGTTTTTTCGTCCAGACTGTGAACATATCTACGGCTCTtgatgaaatgaatatgctcAACAAATTGCGAGATACTGCCAGGAAGTGTCCAGTTCCTCTACTGGTCTATCACCCGGCATTTATCTATCACGACCAGTATGCTGTTATCGTCGTTAACACTATCCAGAATGTTGCAGTCACCGCAGCTGTGATGCTGTTTATTTCCCTTATGTTGATTCCAAACCCATTGTGTTCCCTCTGGGTGACATTTTCCATCGCCTCTATCATCTTAGGGGTGACAGGGTTCATGGCCCTCTGGGATGTGAATTTAGATGCCATCTCCATGATCATTCTCGTGGTGTGCATTGGCTTCTCTGTAGATTTCTCAGCTCACATCTCATATGCCTTTGTGTCCAGCAAGAAGCCAAGCGCAAATGAAAAAGCCGTTGAGGCACTCTTTCACCTTGGCTATCCTATATTACAAGGAGCACTTTCCACTATACTAGGGGTTGTGGTGCTCTCGGCCTCCAAGAACTACATTTTCAGGACTTTCTTCAAGATCATGTTCCTGGTGATCTTCATTGGCCTCTTTCATGGCATCACATTCATTCCGGTGTTCCTTACCTTCTTCGACATGTGCAGAAGCCCAGCAAAAATTCGCAATCAAAATGAGCAAGAGGGTCAGGCCATGGCCAACTGCCAAGCAAAGAGCAAGCAGAAAAatgggagagaggatgaggacaAAGACAAGCAAATCTACGTCAATCACATGTTCGTGCCAGACAGCAATAACCAGGTGTGTCAATCACAGACATGCCCTGCTATCTGGACAGTGGTGCTTAACAACCAGCACACTGCAAATGATCAGGTGTGCCCGGCAAGCACCATTCCTATGTTCACGGTGGACAGTGAGACCTATGAggtccacatgcacacaccaagcAACAATGCTTTGGTCACAGAGAGCTGCTACCAAAAGCAGGCATCTCATGAGCATCAGAATTGTGTCAGGGTGAATAACCTGTCTGATGGAAATGTTCCAGTGTCTCCCAATTGCTCTGATGCAGTTAGTCATGAATGA
- the LOC105889236 gene encoding patched domain-containing protein 3-like isoform X1, whose protein sequence is MPVTMAGCHTDCVEKPISIAFQMFGRFVGRHPWWFFLSPLFISAVLGSGFYFLEDREANDIEEQFTPVNGPAKLERLFVQENFPQNDSVFSNQRVFTDGVYASFIAVSKSPNILTEDALDEILNLDKKVRELNVSMGHEVLTYEGLCARKYNKCMPNKILDVVNYYGNKIERTELTFPSLRFGFTHIFLGYSVGGVTLNSSVIKRAKAVRLFYFLKDGNRSTTNLWLNEFLRVFPTSNLKFVRVTHSTSLSRQVEFEANTRDVIPLFSITYVIAIVFSILSCLRFDCVRNKVWVATFGVISAGLAVLSSFGMMLHIGVPFVMTVANSPFLILGIGVDDMFILLSCWQQTNVHDKVEDRLANTYKEAAISITITTLTDVLAFYIGLMTPFRSVQSFCLYTSAAILFCYIYSITFFGAFLVLNGQRENSNKHWLTCKEVPEEGTVGQSKWYNLCCVGGAYDPHTGTEEVQPMNHFFKTYYGPFLTKSGTKLLVILFYCIYLCVSLYGCFQIQEGIDLRNLAADDSYVVRYYNDEKEYFSEYGPNIMVIIRGEFPYWDEKKMSDLETCVEDFKNLTFIEKDIFTSWLKSYKYYGYHTNLNLNAEHVFKKNLSLFLRFYSDFKQDVNFTNNSIHASRFFVQTVNISTALDEMNMLNKLRDTARKCPVPLLVYHPAFIYHDQYAVIVVNTIQNVAVTAAVMLFISLMLIPNPLCSLWVTFSIASIILGVTGFMALWDVNLDAISMIILVVCIGFSVDFSAHISYAFVSSKKPSANEKAVEALFHLGYPILQGALSTILGVVVLSASKNYIFRTFFKIMFLVIFIGLFHGITFIPVFLTFFDMCRSPAKIRNQNEQEGQAMANCQAKSKQKNGREDEDKDKQIYVNHMFVPDSNNQVCQSQTCPAIWTVVLNNQHTANDQVCPASTIPMFTVDSETYEVHMHTPSNNALVTESCYQKQASHEHQNCVRVNNLSDGNVPVSPNCSDAVSHE, encoded by the exons ATGCCGGTGACCATGGCTGGCTGTCATACAGACTGCGTGGAGAAACCGATCTCCATCGCCTTTCAGATGTTTGGACGTTTTGTGGGAAGACACCCTTGGTGGTTCTTTTTAtctcctttatttatttctgctgtgCTCGGGAGTGGATTTTATTTTCTGGAAGATCGTGAAGCTAATGACATTGAGGAGCAGTTTACACCTGTTAACGGCCCTGCCAAACTAGAGCGGTTGTTTGTCCAGGAGAACTTTCCACAGAACGACTCGGTGTTTTCCAACCAAAGGGTCTTCACGGATGGAGTATACGCATCGTTCATCGCGGTCTCGAAATCGCCCAACATCCTTACTGAAGATGCACTCGATGAAATATTGAATTTAGACAAAAAAGTTAGAGAGCTGAATGTTTCAATGGGTCATGAAGTGTTAACTTATGAGGGGCTATGTGCCAGAAAATATAACAAATGCATGCCAAATAAGATACTGGATGTTGTGAATTATTATGGCAACAAAATCGAGCGTACTGAGCTCACTTTTCCCTCTCTAAGATTTGGATTTACACATATTTTTCTAGGATATTCTGTCGGTGGAGTAACGCTCAATTCATCTGTGATCAAACGCGCAAAGGCTGTGcgacttttttatttcttaaagGATGGCAACCGTTCCACAACAAATTTGTGGCTCAATGAATTCCTCAGGGTGTTTCCCACAAGCAACCTAAAGTTTGTCAGG GTTACCCATTCAACCTCTCTGTCAAGACAGGTGGAGTTTGAAGCAAACACAAGGGATGTCATTCCTTTGTTTTCCATCACATATGTAATTGCCATTGTTTTTTCAATCCTGTCTTGCTTAAG aTTTGACTGTGTGAGGAATAAAGTGTGGGTTGCCACCTTTGGTGTGATCTCTGCTGGACTGGCTGTGCTCTCTTCCTTTGGGATGATGCTTCACATTGGAGTTCCTTTTGTCATGACAGTGGCCAACTCACCCTTTCTGATATTAG GGATTGGAGTCGATGACATGTTCATCCTCTTATCTTGCTGGCAGCAGACCAACGTCCATGACAAAGTGGAAGATCGTTTGGCGAACACCTATAAAGAGGCGGCTatctccatcaccatcaccactctGACCGACGTCCTGGCCTTCTACATTGGCCTGATGACTCCATTCCGCTCGGTCCAGTCCTTCTGCCTGTACACCAGCGCCGCCATCCTGTTCTGCTACATCTACAGCATCACGTTCTTCGGGGCATTCCTGGTGCTGAACGGCCAACGGGAGAACAGCAACAAGCACTGGCTGACCTGTAAGGAGGTGCCGGAGGAGGGCACCGTGGGTCAATCCAAATGGTACAACCTATGCTGTGTGGGAGGGGCGTATGACCCCCACACCGGCACAGAGGAGGTACAGCCCATGAACCACTTCTTCAAAACGTATTATGGGCCTTTTCTGACCAAGTCTGGGACTAAGCTTTtggttattctattctattgcaTTTacctgtgtgtcagtctgtatgGATGCTTTCAAATCCAGGAGGGGATAGACCTGCGCAACCTTGCAGCTGATGACTCTTATGTGGTACGATATTACAATGACGAAAAGGAATACTTTTCTGAGTATGGTCCAAATATTATGGTTATCATACGTGGGGAATTTCCCTACTGGGATGAGAAAAAGATGTCGGATCTTGAAACATGCGTAGAAGATTTCAAAAACCTGACGTTTATTGAGAAGGACATATTTACCTCATGGCTGaaatcatacaaatattatgGATATCACACCAACCTGAATTTGAATGCTGAGCACGTTTTCAAGAAAAACCTTAGCTTGTTTTTGAGATTCTACTCGGATTTCAAGCAGGATGTTAATTTCACAAACAATTCTATCCATGCCTCTCGTTTTTTCGTCCAGACTGTGAACATATCTACGGCTCTtgatgaaatgaatatgctcAACAAATTGCGAGATACTGCCAGGAAGTGTCCAGTTCCTCTACTGGTCTATCACCCGGCATTTATCTATCACGACCAGTATGCTGTTATCGTCGTTAACACTATCCAGAATGTTGCAGTCACCGCAGCTGTGATGCTGTTTATTTCCCTTATGTTGATTCCAAACCCATTGTGTTCCCTCTGGGTGACATTTTCCATCGCCTCTATCATCTTAGGGGTGACAGGGTTCATGGCCCTCTGGGATGTGAATTTAGATGCCATCTCCATGATCATTCTCGTGGTGTGCATTGGCTTCTCTGTAGATTTCTCAGCTCACATCTCATATGCCTTTGTGTCCAGCAAGAAGCCAAGCGCAAATGAAAAAGCCGTTGAGGCACTCTTTCACCTTGGCTATCCTATATTACAAGGAGCACTTTCCACTATACTAGGGGTTGTGGTGCTCTCGGCCTCCAAGAACTACATTTTCAGGACTTTCTTCAAGATCATGTTCCTGGTGATCTTCATTGGCCTCTTTCATGGCATCACATTCATTCCGGTGTTCCTTACCTTCTTCGACATGTGCAGAAGCCCAGCAAAAATTCGCAATCAAAATGAGCAAGAGGGTCAGGCCATGGCCAACTGCCAAGCAAAGAGCAAGCAGAAAAatgggagagaggatgaggacaAAGACAAGCAAATCTACGTCAATCACATGTTCGTGCCAGACAGCAATAACCAGGTGTGTCAATCACAGACATGCCCTGCTATCTGGACAGTGGTGCTTAACAACCAGCACACTGCAAATGATCAGGTGTGCCCGGCAAGCACCATTCCTATGTTCACGGTGGACAGTGAGACCTATGAggtccacatgcacacaccaagcAACAATGCTTTGGTCACAGAGAGCTGCTACCAAAAGCAGGCATCTCATGAGCATCAGAATTGTGTCAGGGTGAATAACCTGTCTGATGGAAATGTTCCAGTGTCTCCCAATTGCTCTGATGCAGTTAGTCATGAATGA